The proteins below come from a single Mya arenaria isolate MELC-2E11 chromosome 8, ASM2691426v1 genomic window:
- the LOC128244081 gene encoding uncharacterized protein LOC128244081, translating into MYALLITGLPPDDLKWEKNKSNAWPKLMYEDLVDYLIHAKAYDGKAMKSFRSLYGYNYVQNGWMGDMWSIECEGMTYIKAKISPSQPGVGRKDYNSWIAVSSENTVETGHCSCPAGNARSCSHISAIIYAITLAWANGVGGETCTDKQRAWGKGAAQVLSHDTISDMVFDRPSPFQLQPCTEKTANKTNTDTDCPPRTEQFLDHSDLQDFVSNSTVANIWECKGTMLYKMLHAPEVKRDINEEILHQEHVKMPRILFKGCFATRHGQKYEPVARAWYESVSGHKVRKSGIVVSLTEPYIAASPDGVIDERTIVEIKCPTRPLEDLISSGKYDVLLEDGQPKLSPKGKNGYYCQVQVAMFCTESTMCKFVVWTAEKQCVVDVQYSKDFIKGILPRIRDFYFKHLLVRLTDEFQASRLKISPEYKSLCR; encoded by the exons ATGTATGCATTACTTATTACAGGGCTGCCACCCGATGACTTGAAGTGGGAAAAGAACAAAAGCAATGCCTGGCCTAAACTGATGTACGAGGATCTTGTTGACTATTTGATACATGCAAAAGCATATGATGGAAAGGCCATGAAATCCTTTAGGTCGTTGTATGGATATAACTATGTACAAAATGGTTGGATGGGTGATATGTGGTCCATTGAATGTGAGGGTATGACTTACATAAAGGCCAAAATTTCGCCGAGTCAGCCAGGCGTTGGGCGCAAGGACTACAACTCATGGATTGCGGTTTCTAGTGAAAATACTGTTGAGACTGGCCATTGTTCTTGTCCAGCTGGCAATGCCCGATCGTGTAGTCATATATCAgcaattatttatgcaattacaCTGGCGTGGGCGAATGGTGTAGGTGGGGAAACGTGTACAGACAAACAGCGGGCTTGGGGTAAAGGAGCTGCGCAAGTACTGTCACATGACACCATTTCAGATATGGTGTTTGACCGACCAAGCCCATTTCAGCTACAACCATGTACTGAGAAAACAGCCAACAAGACCAACACGGATACAGATTGTCCACCTCGTACTGAACAGTTTCTGGACCATAGTGACTTACAGGACTTTGTGTCAAATTCCACAGTGGCAAACATTTGGGAGTGTAAAGGTACAATGTTGTACAAAATGCTACATGCACCAGAGGTTAAAAGGGACATAAATGAAGAAATCCTGCACCAAGAACATGTGAAAATGCCTCGTATCCT GTTTAAGGGATGCTTTGCTACACGTCATGGACAGAAATACGAACCAGTTGCACGAGCCTGGTATGAAAGCGTTTCTGGTCACAAGGTTAGAAAATCTGGGATTGTTGTTAGTTTAACGGAGCCATATATTGCTGCCAGCCCAGATGGTGTTATAGACGAAAGAACAATTGTGGAAATAAAATGTCCAACACGCCCGCTAGAAGACCTCATATCATCAGGAAAATATGATGTTCTACTCGAAGATGGTCAGCCGAAATTGAGCCCCAAGGGAAAAAATGGCTATTATTGCCAAGTGCAAGTTGCAATGTTTTGCACTGAGTCAACTATGTGCAAGTTTGTTGTGTGGACAGCTGAAAAGCAGTGTGTTGTGGATGTTCAATACAGTAAAGACTTTATAAAGGGCATTCTTCCTAGAATCCgtgacttttattttaagcaccTCCTTGTTAGACTAACAGATGAGTTCCAGGCAAGTCGTCTGAAAATTTCCCCGGAATACAAATCCTTGTGCCGTTAA